A DNA window from Pleurocapsa minor HA4230-MV1 contains the following coding sequences:
- a CDS encoding phosphoadenosine phosphosulfate reductase family protein, translating into MDVKELLDKCDRILVAWSGGKDSLACILNLYDRSYGEKIELHHHLIDGHSSETTFFDWAITEDYCRAVAKHFQIPIYYSYRDGGFRREMLRNNTATAPVFFEKPDGTWEKSGGKGNPNTRLKFPMPTGNLSIRWCSATLKISVMDASIRNQSRFDGKITVVVTGERREESPGRAKYKELEPHRTSCQKREVWHYRPVIDWTTEQVWARIQQSGIQSHPCYELGYGRASCRACIFINNDDWTTLNRIDPTITKEIANYEKEFGSTIAYDRQRNKKGLPQLNVLERSLLGTAREVNSYWVEVANSKSWNNPIWMPPEQWQTPRGATASLSGGSY; encoded by the coding sequence ATGGATGTTAAAGAATTACTAGATAAATGCGATCGCATTCTTGTCGCTTGGTCAGGAGGAAAAGATTCCCTCGCTTGTATCCTGAATTTGTACGACCGAAGCTATGGAGAAAAGATAGAGTTGCACCATCATTTGATCGATGGTCATAGTAGCGAAACTACTTTTTTTGACTGGGCAATTACTGAAGATTATTGTCGTGCGGTTGCCAAACACTTTCAAATCCCAATTTACTATAGCTACAGAGATGGTGGCTTTAGACGAGAGATGTTACGAAACAACACTGCTACCGCTCCAGTGTTTTTTGAGAAACCAGACGGTACCTGGGAAAAATCTGGAGGCAAGGGCAACCCTAATACTCGACTAAAATTTCCTATGCCTACAGGAAATTTATCAATTCGCTGGTGTTCTGCCACTCTAAAGATCTCTGTGATGGATGCCTCAATCCGCAACCAATCAAGATTTGACGGCAAAATAACTGTAGTTGTAACTGGAGAACGGCGGGAAGAATCGCCAGGACGGGCAAAATACAAAGAACTAGAACCCCATCGAACTTCTTGCCAAAAGCGCGAAGTCTGGCACTATCGCCCAGTAATTGATTGGACTACCGAGCAAGTGTGGGCAAGAATTCAGCAATCTGGCATTCAATCACATCCATGCTACGAACTAGGTTATGGGCGTGCCAGTTGCCGAGCGTGCATTTTTATTAATAACGACGATTGGACTACATTAAATCGCATCGATCCTACCATTACAAAAGAAATAGCCAACTACGAAAAAGAGTTTGGCTCGACAATTGCCTACGATCGGCAGAGAAATAAAAAGGGCTTACCGCAGCTAAACGTATTGGAGCGATCGCTTTTGGGAACAGCTAGGGAAGTCAATAGTTATTGGGTAGAGGTTGCCAATTCCAAATCATGGAATAATCCTATCTGGATGCCTCCCGAACAATGGCAAACGCCAAGGGGCGCAACTGCATCTTTATCTGGCGGCAGCTATTAA
- a CDS encoding DUF932 domain-containing protein gives MSHEFESGFFVNQGAWHGLGTVLNSPPTTAQAIVDAGLDWQVKEQPIYTQSNFGLSPVSTHKSLVRSTDFQLLGIVSQQYQPLQNHDAFSWFDFLLHDGDVTLESAGSLKDGKRVWILAKINQSPVDIIKDDPVKPYLLLSNSHDGSTAIWIQFTPIRVVCQNTLSYALRSRNKDKELGRAFRIRHQGNLESKLNQAKTALDFARQRFAIATEEYKAMASYGLNQADLDFYLSLVLDTDTPQSTRAYPQIVANFERGRGNKGQNLWDAYNGVTEWLDHQRGSDANRLDSSWFGNSAKLRAHAHQSALELV, from the coding sequence ATGTCACATGAATTTGAATCAGGTTTTTTTGTTAATCAAGGCGCATGGCACGGATTAGGAACTGTCCTTAACAGCCCGCCTACAACCGCTCAAGCTATCGTTGATGCTGGTCTTGATTGGCAGGTAAAAGAACAGCCTATCTACACACAGTCTAATTTTGGTTTAAGCCCCGTTTCCACCCATAAATCTTTAGTTCGTTCTACCGACTTTCAATTACTGGGAATTGTTTCACAACAGTATCAACCTTTACAAAACCACGATGCTTTTAGCTGGTTTGACTTCTTGCTTCACGATGGCGATGTCACCTTAGAGAGTGCTGGCAGCCTTAAAGATGGTAAGCGAGTTTGGATTTTAGCCAAAATTAATCAATCTCCTGTAGATATCATTAAAGACGATCCTGTTAAACCATACTTGCTTTTATCAAACTCTCATGATGGCTCTACCGCCATTTGGATTCAATTTACCCCGATTCGTGTTGTTTGTCAGAACACTTTATCTTATGCCTTAAGAAGCAGAAACAAAGATAAAGAGCTTGGTCGCGCCTTTCGTATTCGCCACCAGGGAAACCTTGAAAGCAAACTCAATCAAGCTAAAACAGCTTTAGACTTTGCTCGCCAACGGTTTGCGATCGCTACTGAAGAATATAAGGCGATGGCAAGTTACGGTCTTAATCAAGCAGATCTCGATTTCTATTTGTCTCTTGTCTTAGATACTGATACTCCTCAATCTACTCGTGCTTATCCTCAAATCGTTGCTAACTTTGAACGGGGTCGCGGTAACAAAGGTCAAAATCTTTGGGATGCCTACAACGGCGTTACCGAATGGCTCGATCATCAACGTGGTAGCGATGCTAATCGTCTTGATTCTTCTTGGTTTGGCAATTCCGCTAAACTTCGCGCCCACGCTCATCAATCTGCTCTTGAATTAGTTTAA
- a CDS encoding DUF4062 domain-containing protein has protein sequence MSETKTFFASTFNSTSPYREAITEILELLENAEIITPANKQQTIDIALNYLAENSDFITIIWCADDVMEIATQKGLNISKQDCLEVLKFLESNHDANLGITWNSLHFALDHLDFNL, from the coding sequence ATGTCTGAGACTAAAACTTTTTTTGCCTCTACCTTTAATTCGACCAGTCCCTATCGTGAAGCTATTACAGAGATTTTAGAGCTTCTAGAAAATGCTGAAATTATCACTCCCGCAAACAAGCAGCAAACAATTGATATTGCTTTGAATTATTTAGCAGAAAATTCGGACTTTATTACTATCATTTGGTGTGCTGATGATGTTATGGAAATTGCTACCCAAAAAGGTTTAAACATCTCAAAACAAGACTGTCTTGAAGTCCTAAAGTTTTTGGAATCTAACCACGATGCTAACTTGGGAATTACCTGGAATTCCCTTCATTTTGCTTTAGACCATCTTGATTTTAATTTGTGA
- a CDS encoding HNH endonuclease: MNFPEQSSTPEKILNPLRKLYLKDIEQRKAIVLIANNFKVRGVFLHNEVNFLKERLSVQNIDFDSGLLRAKMLTIELVPSTSWFSNVRSNVERPTWDILRKLTYRQARYKCEVCGGRGAKHPVECHEIWHYDDSNYIQTLSGLTALCPSCHQVKHIGLARLQGQGEKAEAQLSKVNDWTTEQTDRYIDGAFALWQSRSCHDWTLDLSWLDRYKIHIHC; this comes from the coding sequence ATGAATTTTCCCGAACAATCCTCAACACCAGAAAAAATTCTCAATCCGCTCCGAAAGCTATATCTAAAAGATATCGAGCAAAGAAAAGCGATCGTCCTGATTGCCAACAACTTCAAAGTGCGTGGTGTTTTTCTCCACAATGAAGTAAATTTTCTTAAAGAACGATTATCTGTTCAAAATATTGATTTTGATAGCGGTTTGCTTCGAGCCAAAATGCTGACTATCGAACTTGTCCCTTCAACCTCTTGGTTTTCAAATGTCCGAAGTAATGTCGAGCGACCAACTTGGGATATCTTACGAAAATTAACCTACAGGCAGGCTCGCTATAAATGCGAAGTCTGTGGCGGTCGGGGTGCTAAACACCCCGTCGAATGCCATGAAATTTGGCATTACGATGACTCAAATTATATTCAAACCTTGTCAGGATTAACGGCTTTATGTCCAAGTTGTCACCAAGTCAAACACATAGGTCTAGCTCGGTTACAGGGTCAGGGCGAAAAAGCAGAAGCTCAACTATCCAAAGTTAACGATTGGACAACAGAACAAACCGATAGATATATAGATGGTGCTTTTGCTCTTTGGCAGTCACGAAGTTGCCACGATTGGACTTTAGACCTTTCTTGGTTAGACCGCTACAAAATTCACATACATTGCTGA